Proteins found in one Miscanthus floridulus cultivar M001 chromosome 4, ASM1932011v1, whole genome shotgun sequence genomic segment:
- the LOC136549793 gene encoding MND1-interacting protein 1-like, whose translation MAGQPRERGSRSSRKGRSARAGPAPAPPPASDPDPAAGEDAAPWLRATADELEERLLKRLDEAYAAALARLADLGHGEEASLEAVLHSGHCYGKLNDPVSNIVANARAYLSDPSHTGASGGFADPRRLEEYSLAGLVCLLQSSRPTLTRAEALWCLLSSDLRLEEAIAIGSSLNGEPSSTAVPAESEELPSAVAETAQRGCIHYHNTTAAAAQDPTLFDPEAFMRLAIRQGPAAATISCLKAAGWSRSSGAAPEGQPKESFAKKLSTEELIESVVAELEALDIDKKDPPDANPDPRNQMARDLIKQTREMEAQLKERREWAQGKAIQAARKLGADLTELRVLRMEHDENQRRKKEKQVMEDDTMKRLAHLENELKKKSGQLDRSNATVQRLEMENAEIRAEMEAAKLSASETEKQCQGLLRKEKKDSKRLEVWERQKAKLKEDIAECKTKITQAERELAEVNKAIKNMEKKIREDTRAKEENMVLLEEERRKKEAAKADSDRRLEELRRKKEVESQCYKDDLHRLQDELNRLQKAAGATQPTVPSTNFPGTANRSAARAPKQQPIQRPQPASNRPLPAQKPSRRRDCVVCKEEACVILLQCAHQVLCVGCNKLHEDKGVSRCPCCSTKVVERIRVFGASSN comes from the exons ATGGCAGGACAACCCCGCGAGCGCGGGAGTCGCTCGTCCCGGAAGGGCCGCTCCGCCCGCGCGGGGCCCGCACCGGCGCCCCCGCCGGCCTCTGATCCCGATCCGGCCGCCGGAGAGGATGCGGCTCCGTGGCTCCGCGCCACGGCGGACGAGCTTGAGGAGCGCCTGCTCAAGAGGCTGGATGAGGCGTACGCGGCGGCCCTGGCCCGCCTCGCCGACCTCGGCCACGGAGAGGAGGCATCCCTCGAGGCCGTTCTCCACTCAGGCCACTGCTACGGCAAGCTCAACGACCCCGTTTCCAACATCGTCGCCAACGCCCGCGCCTACCTCTCCGACCCTAGTCACACCGGCGCGTCCGGTGGCTTCGCCGACCCCCGACGCCTCGAGGAGTACTCCCTGGCGGGGCTTGTCTGCCTCCTCCAGAGCAGCCGCCCTACCCTCACCCGCGCCGAGGCCTTGTGGTGCCTTCTCTCCAGTGACCTCCGTCTCGAAGAGGCGATCGCCATAGGCAGCTCTCTCAATGGTGAACCCTCATCTACTGCTGTTCCTGCTGAGAGTGAGGAGCTCCCCTCAGCCGTGGCGGAGACTGCACAGCGTGGATGCATCCACTACCATAACACCACAGCCGCAGCGGCTCAGGACCCCACTCTTTTTGACCCAGAAGCCTTCATGAGACTCGCGATACGCCAGGGTCCTGCTGCAGCCACCATCTCCTGCCTGAAGGCCGCCGGGTGGTCACGGTCCAGCGGCGCCGCACCAGAAGGGCAGCCCAAGGAATCGTTTGCCAAGAAGCTCTCCACTGAGGAGCTCATCGAGTCTGTTGTTGCGGAGCTTGAGGCACTGGACATTGACAAGAAGGATCCACCAGATGCGAATCCTGACCCAAGGAACCAGATGGCGCGTGACCTCATTAAGCAGACAAGAGAGATGGAGGCGCAACTCAAGGAGCGAAGGGAATGGGCGCAGGGAAAGGCGATACAGGCTGCTCGCAAGCTTGGTGCTGATCTTACTGAGCTGCGTGTGCTGCGGATGGAACATGATGAGAACCAGCGGCGTAAGAAGGAAAAACAGGTGATGGAGGATGACACAATGAAGCGCCTTGCTCATCTAGAGAATGAGCTGAAGAAAAAGAGTGGGCAGCTTGACCGGAGTAACGCAACTGTGCAGAGGCTGGAAATGGAGAATGCAGAGATACGTGCTGAGATGGAAGCTGCGAAACTGAGTGCATCAGAGACTGAAAAACAATGCCAGGGTCTCTTaaggaaagagaagaaggatagcAAAAGGCTTGAAGTCTGGGAGCGCCAGAAAGCGAAGCTGAAAGAGGACATAGCTGAATGCAAGACAAAGATTACACAAGCTGAAAGGGAGCTTGCTGAGGTCAACAAGGCAATAAAAAATATGGAG AAAAAGATAAGAGAAGACACAAGGGCCAAAGAAGAAAACATGGTGCTTTTGGAAGAGGAGCGCAGGAAGAAGGAAGCTGCAAAAGCAGACTCTGACCGCCGACTTGAAGAGCTTCGTCGTAAGAAAGAAGTCGAATCTCAGTGCTACAAGGATGACCTACACAGGCTCCAGGATGAACTCAACCGCCTGCAGAAGGCAGCAGGTGCAACTCAACCAACCGTCCCATCAACCAACTTTCCAGGCACAGCTAACCGAAGCGCAGCGCGGGCACCCAAGCAGCAGCCCATCCAGAGGCCACAACCTGCATCCAACCGGCCACTACCAGCCCAGAAGCCAAGCCGCCGGCGGGATTGTGTTGTCTGCAAGGAGGAGGCTTGTGTGATCCTACTGCAGTGTGCCCACCAGGTCCTCTGTGTTGGCTGCAATAAGCTGCATGAGGATAAAGGCGTCTCTCGCTGCCCCTGCTGCAGCACCAAAGTGGTAGAGAGAATCAGGGTTTTCGGTGCGAGCTCCAACTGA
- the LOC136548624 gene encoding uncharacterized protein gives MWDEPPFQWVIPWDLSLELFTLDDAAEGMEREKLSEGIMAALEALNQGDQEEATEVRKERDELLQWDAKTRQRIIDLLAKAEREQDLRLVAEERSAALKQRVKLDVEMVARLRMEQDELRHTAERLYSKHGVAYGECD, from the exons ATGTGGGATGAGCCCCCGTTCCAGTGGGTGATTCCATGGGACCTGTCGTTggaactcttcaccctcgatgatgccgccgagggcatggagcgggagaagCTCAGCGAGGGGATCATGGCCGCGCTGGAAGCTCTGAACCAG GGGGATCAGGAGGAGGCCACCGAAGTGcgaaaggagcgggacgagctgctccagTGGGACGCCAAGACCCGCCAGCGGATCATCGACCTCCTGGCCAAGGCCGAGAGGGAGCAAGATCTTAGGCTGgtggctgaggagaggtccgcggCCCTAAAGCAAAGGGTGAAACTAGATGTCGAGATGGTCGCCCGGCTGCGCATGGAGCAAGATGAGCTACGCCATACTGCGGAGAGGCTCTACTCGAAGCACGGTGTGGCCTACGGGGAGTGTGACTAG